One Molothrus ater isolate BHLD 08-10-18 breed brown headed cowbird chromosome 4, BPBGC_Mater_1.1, whole genome shotgun sequence genomic window carries:
- the NPY5R gene encoding neuropeptide Y receptor type 5 has translation MDLEFKDRNNSTRSKNTSAATKNFSAWEDYKSSVDDMQYFLIGLYTLISLAGFVGNLLILMALLKCKQKTVINILIGNLAFSDILVVLFCSPFTLTSVLLDQWMFGTVMCHVMPFLQCASVLVSTLMLISIAAVRYRMIKYPLSSNLTAKQGYFLIVIIWAFGFTICSPLPVFHKTVDLSKTLNLEGLENRLLCIESWPSDSYRIAFTIALLFMQYILPLACLTASHTSVCRSIGARLSNKENKFEEKEMINLTLHPSKSAGTQVQPSRYSRWSCAFGRRHHRRYSRKTSSVMPAISRHHQDTHSRDLPETSDTEKSQLFSSSKFIPGIPICFEMKPEENTEIQNMITVSQSIIRIKTRSRRVFCRLTVLILVFGFSWMPLHLFHIVTDFNATLISNRHFKLVYCICHLLGMMSCCLNPILYGFLNNSIKADLMSLISCCQIP, from the coding sequence ATGGATTTAGAATTCAAAGACCGTAACAACAGCACACGTAGCAAGAACACTTCTGCTGCAACAAAGAATTTTTCTGCCTGGGAAGACTATAAGAGTAGCGTTGATGACATGCAGTACTTTCTCATTGGGCTGTACACACTTATAAGTCTGGCTGGCTTTGTGGGAAATCTACTTATACTAATGGCCCTACTAAAGTGCAAGCAGAAGACAGTAATAAACATTCTCATTGGAAACTTGGCCTTTTCTGACATCTTGGTTGTGCTGTTTTGTTCACCTTTCACACTGACATCTGTCCTGCTTGACCAATGGATGTTTGGCACTGTCATGTGCCATGTAATGCCCTTCCTCCAGTGTGCCTCAGTCCTAGTTTCAACTTTGATGTTAATATCTATTGCTGCAGTCAGGTACCGTATGATAAAGTATCCCCTCTCCAGCAATCTCACAGCAAAACAAGGCTATTTCTTAATAGTGATCATTTGGGCCTTTGGCTTCACAATTTGCTCCCCTCTGCCAGTTTTCCATAAAACCGTGGACCTCAGCAAAACTCTGAATTTAGAGGGACTGGAGAACAGGCTGCTGTGCATCGAGTCCTGGCCTTCTGATTCCTACAGGATCGCCTTCACGATAGCCTTGCTGTTCATGCAGTACATCCTGCCGCTGGCGTGCCTGACCGCCAGCCACACCAGCGTCTGCAGGAGCATAGGTGCTAGGCTGtcaaacaaggaaaacaagttTGAAGAAAAGGAGATGATAAACCTAACTCTTCATCCCTCTAAGAGTGCTGGCACACAGGTTCAACCCTCCAGATATTCCAGGTGGAGCTGTGCCTTTGGCAGAAGGCACCACAGAAGATACAGTAGAAAGACTTCAAGTGTGATGCCAGCTATTTCAAGGCATCATCAGGATACTCATTCCAGAGATCTCCCAGAAACCTCTGACACAGAAAAAAGCcagcttttttcctccagtaAATTCATCCCTGGGATCCCTAtctgttttgaaatgaaaccagaagaaaacacagagatcCAGAACATGATTACAGTATCCCAATCCATCATCAGAATTAAGACAAGATCAAGGAGGGTTTTCTGCAGACTGACAGTGCTAATACTAGTTTTTGGCTTCAGCTGGATGCCTCTTCACCTTTTCCACATTGTCACAGATTTTAATGCCACTCTCATTTCCAACAGGCACTTTAAATTAGTATATTGCATATGCCATTTGTTGGGTATGATGTCCTGCTGCTTGAATCCCATTCTCTATGGGTTTCTTAACAACAGCATAAAAGCTGATTTAATGTCCCTTATTTCATGCTGCCAAATACCATGA